A window of the Candidatus Omnitrophota bacterium genome harbors these coding sequences:
- a CDS encoding prepilin-type N-terminal cleavage/methylation domain-containing protein yields the protein MRNRKGGFSLLEVLLAILLLGTGLVALLQVVNAGLFVGGQNEDMIIAANLVQEKIEESRNALFSSVVSEEKAVVSGFPAFNRQVDVTPPQTGLKQVSVTAYWSARNAETSTNMVTYVSDI from the coding sequence GTGCGAAATAGAAAAGGAGGATTTAGCCTGCTCGAAGTGTTGCTGGCCATCCTCCTTTTAGGCACAGGTCTTGTCGCTCTCCTGCAGGTGGTGAATGCGGGATTATTTGTGGGCGGCCAAAACGAAGATATGATAATAGCCGCGAATCTTGTCCAAGAGAAGATAGAAGAGTCAAGAAATGCTTTATTTTCTTCCGTGGTTTCCGAAGAAAAAGCCGTGGTTTCAGGATTTCCCGCATTTAATCGCCAGGTAGACGTGACGCCCCCTCAAACAGGACTTAAACAGGTTAGTGTTACGGCCTATTGGTCCGCGAGAAACGCAGAGACGAGCACAAATATGGTGACCTATGTTTCGGACATCTAA
- the pilO gene encoding type 4a pilus biogenesis protein PilO: protein MNVKNEVVKLVKDNPVVALAAVIAIAAFIIYAIVFIPMMNEMKIKYVECRRLENDVTNARKIIDYAKTMGKPYGGRILISEKEAATGIDEFTEHAKERGIEFIAVKPQNTISKEGMVYKIMPIELELEADDKQFVDFLGSIDELKKAIVTVNSMDITPDESNNARLLVKMTIYVYLSAREDLS, encoded by the coding sequence ATGAACGTTAAAAATGAAGTTGTAAAATTAGTAAAGGACAACCCTGTAGTAGCGCTGGCCGCTGTTATTGCTATCGCGGCGTTTATCATTTACGCAATTGTATTTATACCGATGATGAATGAGATGAAGATAAAATATGTGGAATGCAGGCGCCTGGAAAATGATGTAACCAACGCGCGCAAAATAATAGATTATGCCAAGACTATGGGTAAGCCATATGGCGGCAGGATATTGATATCCGAAAAAGAAGCGGCTACCGGCATAGATGAATTTACAGAGCATGCCAAAGAGCGGGGCATAGAGTTTATCGCGGTTAAACCGCAAAATACCATATCGAAAGAGGGCATGGTATATAAAATAATGCCGATAGAATTGGAATTAGAGGCCGACGATAAGCAGTTCGTGGATTTTTTAGGGTCGATAGACGAGCTTAAGAAGGCTATAGTTACCGTAAACAGTATGGATATAACGCCCGACGAAAGCAATAATGCGCGGCTTCTTGTAAAGATGACGATATATGTTTATTTATCGGCCAGAGAAGATCTCTCTTAA
- a CDS encoding type II secretion system protein, producing MFSRKGFTILELLIVIAVIAILVGIALPRFRGMQDEGNIAKAKGELRMLQTAVESYYIHNNSTLPATTAALTTAVPQIAPTVLPTDPFGGAAYGYNQGTTFFVLYSVGPSLNGAATINAAGTVTEVNGSSCVYVTNGGPVDTTP from the coding sequence ATGTTTTCAAGAAAAGGTTTTACAATTTTGGAGTTATTGATAGTAATAGCGGTTATAGCGATACTGGTAGGCATCGCCCTGCCGAGGTTTAGAGGAATGCAGGATGAAGGCAATATCGCGAAGGCCAAGGGCGAGTTAAGGATGCTGCAGACAGCGGTAGAGAGCTACTACATACATAACAATAGCACTTTGCCGGCAACGACCGCGGCATTAACTACGGCAGTGCCGCAGATTGCGCCAACCGTATTGCCCACAGATCCGTTTGGCGGCGCAGCCTACGGATATAATCAAGGTACAACATTCTTTGTCCTGTATTCCGTAGGGCCCAGTCTTAACGGTGCGGCTACAATAAATGCCGCTGGAACGGTTACCGAGGTGAATGGCTCAAGCTGTGTTTACGTGACCAATGGCGGGCCAGTTGATACAACTCCGTAA
- a CDS encoding 4Fe-4S binding protein — MAIEKKKGWKELTKGAVIEGGGTAKQFKTGDWRSERPVHIPEKCIHCMACWIYCPDSAVIVKDGKVVGFDYDYCKGCGICMHECPVKGKAIKMISEKEAKKEQKICQK; from the coding sequence ATGGCTATCGAAAAGAAAAAAGGCTGGAAGGAACTCACAAAAGGCGCTGTGATAGAAGGCGGCGGCACAGCCAAGCAATTTAAGACAGGCGACTGGAGAAGCGAAAGGCCCGTGCATATTCCGGAGAAATGCATCCATTGCATGGCCTGCTGGATATATTGTCCCGATTCCGCCGTTATAGTAAAGGACGGCAAGGTAGTCGGGTTCGATTACGATTATTGCAAAGGCTGCGGCATCTGTATGCACGAGTGCCCGGTTAAAGGCAAAGCCATAAAGATGATTTCCGAAAAAGAAGCCAAAAAAGAGCAGAAGATATGTCAAAAGTAA
- the recR gene encoding recombination mediator RecR has product MSGFPVSMKALIEEFAKMPGIGPKSAQRLAFYILRAPKSDADALSKAIGKVKESVRFCKACNNLSDEEVCDICKSKTRDRSLLCVVEEPNDIIAIERAKEYKGIYHVLLGSLSPLDGIGPSDLKIKELLERVKKEKFNEIIIATDFNTEGEATALYLTKQLKDSGARLTRVAYGIPVGSDIEYADQATILKAFEGRRDLQRA; this is encoded by the coding sequence GTGAGCGGATTTCCGGTTTCGATGAAAGCCCTTATAGAGGAATTTGCCAAGATGCCCGGCATAGGGCCCAAAAGCGCGCAGCGCCTGGCATTTTATATACTGCGGGCGCCGAAATCAGACGCGGACGCTCTATCCAAGGCTATCGGCAAGGTTAAGGAATCGGTGAGATTTTGCAAGGCTTGTAATAACCTAAGCGATGAGGAAGTTTGCGATATTTGTAAAAGCAAAACGCGCGATAGGTCTCTTCTTTGTGTAGTCGAAGAGCCAAATGACATAATAGCGATAGAGCGCGCGAAGGAATATAAAGGCATTTATCATGTGCTGTTAGGATCTTTATCGCCTCTGGACGGCATTGGGCCATCGGACCTGAAGATAAAAGAGCTGTTGGAAAGAGTGAAGAAAGAGAAGTTTAACGAGATAATCATAGCCACAGATTTTAATACAGAAGGTGAGGCGACGGCGCTTTATTTAACTAAACAGCTTAAAGATTCAGGCGCCAGGCTGACAAGGGTAGCCTATGGCATACCCGTAGGCAGTGATATAGAATACGCGGACCAGGCCACTATATTAAAAGCATTCGAGGGCAGGCGGGATCTTCAAAGGGCTTGA
- a CDS encoding transketolase C-terminal domain-containing protein, giving the protein MSKVNIVARTGNEAMAEAMRQINPDVVAAYPITPATEIVQIFATYVADGLVDTEFVPVESEHSAMSACIGASVAGGRTMTGTSSQGLALMAEMLYIASGLRLPIVLADVNRALSSPINIHCDHSDTMMVRDAGWIQIFSENAQEAYDNMIQAVKIAEKASLPVIVTTDGFIISHGMERVEIIDDKEVKSFVGTRNPEHYLLNLEKPITVGALDLQDYYFEHRRQLAEAMKDSKDVILDVAKDFKNKFGRSYELFEAYKLDDAEYAIIAMGSTAGTTKAVVDRLREKGIKAGLLKPRVFRPFPKNEIADAVKGVKAIAVLDRSDSINGNEGPLCVEVKAALFDNNMKKIVLNYIYGLGGREIKLDDIESVYKDLAEAFKGNAKDMVTYLGVRE; this is encoded by the coding sequence ATGTCAAAAGTAAATATAGTAGCGAGAACCGGCAACGAGGCTATGGCAGAGGCGATGCGCCAGATAAATCCTGACGTAGTCGCGGCATATCCTATAACCCCCGCTACAGAAATAGTCCAGATATTCGCCACTTATGTTGCCGATGGCCTTGTGGATACAGAATTTGTTCCCGTAGAAAGCGAACATTCCGCTATGTCGGCCTGTATAGGCGCAAGCGTTGCGGGCGGCAGGACGATGACGGGCACATCCAGCCAGGGGCTCGCGTTGATGGCCGAAATGCTTTATATAGCGTCGGGGTTGAGGCTGCCGATAGTGCTTGCGGATGTTAATAGAGCCTTATCGAGTCCGATAAATATACATTGCGATCATTCCGACACCATGATGGTAAGAGACGCCGGTTGGATACAGATATTCTCCGAAAACGCGCAGGAAGCCTACGACAACATGATACAGGCTGTCAAAATAGCCGAAAAAGCGTCCTTGCCGGTAATAGTTACAACGGACGGTTTTATAATAAGCCACGGCATGGAGAGAGTTGAAATAATCGACGACAAAGAAGTGAAGAGTTTTGTCGGAACCAGAAATCCGGAGCATTATCTGTTAAATTTAGAAAAGCCCATAACTGTCGGCGCGCTGGATCTTCAGGATTACTATTTTGAACACAGGCGTCAGCTTGCCGAGGCGATGAAAGACTCCAAAGATGTTATACTGGACGTCGCGAAGGATTTTAAAAATAAGTTTGGCCGTTCTTACGAATTATTTGAAGCTTATAAGCTCGATGACGCAGAATATGCCATTATCGCTATGGGCTCTACCGCAGGCACGACCAAAGCCGTGGTGGATAGATTGCGTGAAAAAGGCATAAAGGCAGGCCTTTTAAAGCCCAGAGTCTTCAGGCCGTTTCCAAAGAACGAGATAGCGGACGCGGTTAAAGGCGTAAAAGCGATAGCGGTTCTTGACAGGTCAGATTCTATCAATGGAAATGAAGGGCCCCTGTGCGTTGAGGTTAAAGCGGCGCTTTTCGATAATAATATGAAGAAGATAGTTTTAAACTACATATATGGCCTTGGAGGCCGCGAGATAAAGCTTGATGATATAGAGAGCGTATATAAAGATCTTGCCGAAGCATTCAAAGGTAACGCAAAAGATATGGTTACATATCTGGGCGTGAGAGAATAA
- the dnaX gene encoding DNA polymerase III subunit gamma/tau: protein MSYIVFARKYRPQAFDEVVGQSHITTTLKNAIAQNRVAHAYIFAGPRGVGKTTTARILAKALNCEKGPTDNPCNKCVSCNEITQGISLDILEIDGASNRGIDEIRNLRENVKFSPSKGRFKVYIIDEVHMLTAEAFNALLKTLEEPPAHVKFIFATTQAHKVPSTILSRCQRFDFRRISIKDIVDSLKSIAKKEGVKVDDDVLILIAKHSDGSMRDAQVVMDQISSFTEGKINIEDASKILGAVSDDILFGLADSIKQQDVVGALKIIDSLANEGKDIVQVILYMIEHFRNLSVIKVSKDPASLIDASAEKIKLYDEQARKFTQEEILYIIYTLSNTIDFVRKSTIARVPFEVAMIKLTRRGAIIPSGEIVERLERLEKGLKDGSVKGVSVSPKETSSEPQIQNQKPTTQKSAALDELITVWPAVLNCIKDRKISIAMYLKEGMPLNFETNTLSIEFPKSSKFHKEMLESPDCKSLILKAIKDISGLDIKIKLTISESDDMNSNATRDVFEESLGGVSQKDRNSQGDIDEPIINDALEIFGGEIENGNGKNGGRRV from the coding sequence TTGAGTTATATAGTATTTGCACGTAAATATCGCCCGCAGGCGTTTGATGAAGTAGTTGGCCAGTCCCACATAACAACCACACTTAAGAACGCGATCGCGCAAAACAGAGTTGCCCATGCTTACATATTCGCCGGACCACGCGGCGTAGGCAAGACAACTACCGCCAGGATTCTCGCCAAGGCGCTAAACTGTGAAAAAGGCCCTACAGACAATCCGTGTAATAAGTGTGTCTCATGCAATGAGATTACGCAGGGCATAAGCCTTGATATTCTCGAGATAGACGGCGCGTCGAATAGGGGCATAGATGAGATACGCAATCTTCGCGAGAATGTAAAATTTTCTCCGTCAAAGGGAAGATTCAAGGTATATATAATAGATGAAGTCCATATGCTTACCGCGGAAGCCTTTAACGCCCTGCTTAAGACTCTCGAAGAGCCGCCCGCGCACGTAAAGTTCATATTCGCCACAACGCAGGCGCATAAAGTCCCATCTACAATACTTTCCAGGTGCCAGAGGTTCGATTTCAGGCGCATCTCAATAAAAGATATCGTCGATAGCCTTAAAAGCATAGCCAAGAAGGAAGGCGTAAAAGTTGATGATGATGTCCTTATATTGATAGCAAAGCATTCGGACGGTAGCATGAGAGATGCCCAGGTTGTGATGGATCAGATATCGTCATTTACCGAAGGAAAAATTAATATAGAAGACGCTTCTAAGATACTTGGCGCGGTAAGCGACGACATTCTTTTTGGCCTTGCGGACTCGATAAAACAGCAGGACGTGGTTGGAGCGCTCAAGATAATAGACAGCCTGGCGAATGAGGGCAAGGATATAGTACAGGTAATATTGTATATGATAGAGCATTTCAGAAATCTGTCTGTAATAAAGGTAAGCAAGGACCCCGCAAGCCTTATAGACGCTTCTGCCGAAAAGATAAAGCTTTATGACGAGCAAGCCCGAAAATTTACACAGGAGGAGATACTCTACATCATATATACGCTTTCCAATACAATAGACTTTGTCAGAAAATCTACAATAGCGAGAGTCCCATTCGAAGTCGCTATGATTAAACTGACGAGAAGAGGCGCGATAATACCCTCCGGCGAGATAGTGGAGAGGCTTGAAAGGCTGGAGAAGGGACTGAAGGACGGCAGCGTTAAAGGTGTGAGTGTAAGCCCGAAAGAGACCAGCTCCGAACCCCAAATCCAGAACCAAAAACCCACAACCCAGAAAAGCGCAGCGCTGGATGAGTTGATAACCGTATGGCCGGCGGTATTGAATTGCATAAAGGACCGTAAGATATCTATAGCGATGTATCTTAAAGAAGGGATGCCTTTAAACTTCGAAACGAATACGCTTTCCATAGAATTTCCAAAATCTTCAAAATTCCATAAAGAGATGCTCGAATCACCCGATTGCAAATCTTTAATATTGAAAGCGATAAAAGATATATCGGGCCTGGATATTAAGATAAAACTTACAATATCCGAATCCGATGATATGAACAGTAACGCCACGAGGGATGTTTTTGAGGAATCTTTGGGCGGCGTCTCCCAAAAAGACAGGAATTCCCAGGGGGATATCGACGAGCCGATAATAAACGACGCGCTCGAAATATTCGGCGGAGAGATAGAGAATGGGAACGGTAAAAATGGCGGGAGGCGGGTCTAG
- the pilM gene encoding type IV pilus assembly protein PilM, with translation MDLKNLFKKDYVVGIDIGSYSVKIAQFAVREGGLYLLKAELKDVGISKDSESYEKDLILALHYLIRGVDLKKSKVIININCSCTAIKKITFPYMPKSELREGIMLASKNYFPFQIDKSALDFEIVGDVVDKGIRKYEVMVGVCPSDTINKYLSLVQKAGIRPASFVLSSHSLHKLALNLSRNVEGVQCYVDIGSLQTELVICKDGLLAFSRKIPVCGNDFTRALTSAVVTDKGKIQLSAEEAEKIKKDVGMPGESDSRVIDNKIPAAQVLAMLRTHAEHLVNEIDRCFNFYHEESGSGRINSVTIFGGGASLSGLTKFLSQGLGMEVKLGDALEGLKTDAKTVIHDMEKVSHRMDLAIGAALTQARGLNILPSEIKDQMQRTVKRGTIAAIITAVIIASILTFVGTRIKIGNFDKRISAAKLQLTSLQPEIKKAGGMRLAEMVLKNEPYWEDVFRELGSIIPGEAVIKHVRMQGDHLYMKGIIASSDGQQMLSDFVIELEDGLFSDVKLVESRNLPDKSGIEFEIACWVDYER, from the coding sequence ATGGATTTGAAAAATTTATTTAAAAAAGACTATGTTGTTGGTATAGATATAGGCTCTTATTCGGTAAAGATAGCGCAATTTGCCGTCAGAGAGGGCGGCCTTTATCTTTTAAAGGCGGAGTTAAAAGATGTCGGTATTTCCAAAGACTCCGAATCATATGAAAAAGATCTTATTTTGGCGCTGCATTACCTTATAAGAGGCGTTGACCTAAAAAAATCAAAGGTTATTATAAATATAAATTGCTCCTGTACCGCGATAAAAAAGATCACCTTCCCGTATATGCCGAAATCGGAGCTGCGGGAAGGTATAATGCTCGCCTCAAAGAATTATTTCCCGTTTCAGATAGATAAATCGGCGCTGGATTTTGAGATAGTGGGTGATGTGGTTGATAAAGGCATAAGGAAATACGAGGTAATGGTAGGAGTCTGCCCATCAGACACCATAAATAAATATCTGTCTTTAGTCCAAAAGGCCGGTATAAGGCCAGCGTCATTCGTTTTGTCGTCGCATTCACTGCATAAATTGGCTTTAAACTTATCCCGTAACGTGGAAGGGGTACAATGCTATGTTGATATAGGCAGTCTTCAGACCGAATTAGTGATATGCAAAGACGGCTTACTCGCATTTAGCCGCAAGATCCCTGTATGCGGCAATGATTTTACCAGGGCTTTGACAAGTGCGGTCGTAACCGATAAAGGTAAAATTCAATTATCGGCCGAAGAGGCCGAAAAGATTAAAAAAGATGTAGGCATGCCCGGTGAATCGGACTCCAGAGTGATAGATAATAAGATACCCGCCGCTCAAGTCCTGGCAATGCTGCGGACTCACGCCGAGCATCTTGTGAATGAAATAGACAGGTGTTTTAACTTTTATCATGAGGAGTCGGGCTCCGGCAGGATAAATTCTGTAACTATATTTGGCGGGGGCGCTTCATTAAGCGGGCTCACTAAATTTCTCTCTCAAGGGCTGGGGATGGAAGTAAAGCTTGGAGACGCGCTGGAGGGCCTAAAGACCGACGCAAAAACGGTAATACATGACATGGAAAAGGTGTCACATCGCATGGATCTGGCCATAGGCGCCGCTCTTACGCAAGCCAGGGGCCTGAATATTCTTCCTTCGGAAATAAAGGATCAGATGCAAAGGACGGTTAAGCGCGGGACGATAGCGGCGATAATTACAGCCGTTATTATAGCGTCAATACTCACTTTTGTAGGTACCAGGATAAAGATAGGCAATTTTGATAAGAGGATATCAGCCGCAAAACTTCAATTGACAAGCCTTCAGCCGGAAATTAAAAAGGCGGGAGGGATGAGACTGGCAGAGATGGTGCTTAAGAATGAGCCTTATTGGGAAGATGTGTTTAGGGAGTTAGGATCTATAATTCCAGGCGAAGCGGTTATAAAGCATGTAAGAATGCAGGGGGACCATCTTTATATGAAGGGCATAATAGCGTCTTCCGACGGACAACAGATGCTATCCGACTTTGTGATAGAGCTTGAAGATGGACTATTCAGCGATGTAAAGCTTGTGGAGAGTAGAAATTTACCTGATAAATCAGGCATTGAGTTTGAGATAGCCTGCTGGGTAGACTATGAACGTTAA
- a CDS encoding 2-oxoacid:acceptor oxidoreductase family protein: protein MKDLIEIRWHGRGGQGAKTAALLFGDAALASGKYIQAFPEYGPERMGAPVASFNRVSSKPIFIHSGVTNPDVVVVLDPTLIESIDVTEGMPESGVLIVNTERSPLDVKNDCKIKGQIKVFTVDASKISTETIGRDIPNTPMLGALIKATGLLDFKEMLTDTKGKLEKKFKSKPEVIEGNLKAIERAYNEVRS, encoded by the coding sequence ATGAAAGATTTAATAGAGATTCGCTGGCATGGCAGAGGCGGCCAGGGAGCAAAGACAGCCGCCCTTTTGTTTGGCGACGCCGCTTTAGCCTCAGGCAAGTATATCCAGGCATTCCCGGAGTATGGCCCGGAGAGAATGGGCGCTCCGGTCGCTTCATTTAACCGCGTTTCCTCAAAACCTATCTTTATACATTCAGGCGTGACGAATCCAGATGTTGTTGTTGTGCTTGACCCTACACTGATAGAATCTATCGACGTTACCGAAGGTATGCCTGAAAGCGGGGTGCTGATCGTAAATACGGAGAGATCTCCTCTGGATGTAAAGAATGACTGTAAGATAAAAGGGCAGATAAAGGTATTTACGGTAGACGCTTCTAAGATATCTACCGAGACCATAGGAAGAGATATACCGAATACGCCCATGCTTGGAGCTTTGATAAAAGCAACCGGGCTGTTAGATTTTAAAGAGATGCTCACGGATACAAAGGGCAAGCTTGAAAAGAAGTTTAAGTCCAAGCCGGAAGTTATAGAAGGGAATTTAAAGGCAATAGAACGCGCCTACAACGAGGTAAGAAGTTAA
- a CDS encoding type II secretion system protein GspK, with product MKNIITDKRGFILLLTFIFMTVLTVITGALIYMTASDMRNIAPQSDDVNMEGLADAGIERAHRAIRDDYINTTSTGAADLRGGDTSLSVSVGNPNNMRYIDSATSGINSNSDQAILRTFDSSYMNTRIISVQIHVRADRDGSASGAATIQAAYTTDGVSYTPVITRALTTTVLDYYVTVPVLASWSILMGSNFRLRTMRVEGNSSVNLESMFLRVTYGIDTPAEDWATGSYASFPVSLSGGTIESVTVTDEASKVHLNYASQALLSNLLTNLSIASAPTKATNIVSYRGVGLTNPFDSVEELQQVTGITAADYAAIKDYVTVYSFVNSNVFRPTGPRAPVNINTASFEVLKAIFDSLNLGASDPISLANDIITFRGSTPFTCFYSSNAAVTTDFFDFVDARAYLSNAERNRVVDNCDASSLVPVSGFGGQNCLTTELCYAGYSFMIDSLAKYNNRKLRVKTLRGNDGAHVFSTHAGDTVLSGWRKENFE from the coding sequence ATGAAAAATATAATAACAGATAAAAGAGGTTTTATACTTCTTTTGACATTTATCTTTATGACCGTGCTCACGGTGATTACCGGCGCCCTGATATATATGACGGCCTCCGATATGAGAAATATAGCGCCGCAGTCCGACGATGTTAATATGGAAGGCCTGGCCGATGCCGGGATAGAGAGGGCTCATCGCGCGATAAGAGATGATTATATCAATACTACATCAACCGGCGCGGCAGACTTAAGAGGTGGTGATACATCGCTATCCGTCAGTGTAGGTAATCCTAACAATATGAGATATATCGACAGCGCAACATCAGGTATAAACAGTAACTCCGACCAGGCCATTCTCAGGACCTTTGACTCAAGCTACATGAATACGAGGATAATATCGGTGCAGATACATGTCAGGGCGGACAGGGATGGAAGCGCGTCGGGCGCAGCGACGATCCAGGCCGCCTATACAACAGACGGCGTCAGCTATACGCCGGTTATTACCCGGGCCCTTACAACCACGGTTCTTGATTACTACGTGACGGTTCCCGTCCTGGCATCATGGTCGATTCTGATGGGTTCGAATTTTCGTCTTCGAACAATGCGCGTGGAAGGCAATAGCAGCGTAAATCTTGAATCTATGTTCTTGCGGGTTACTTATGGAATTGACACACCCGCGGAAGACTGGGCTACTGGAAGTTATGCGTCTTTTCCTGTCTCTTTGAGCGGTGGAACGATAGAATCCGTCACCGTTACAGATGAGGCAAGTAAGGTCCATTTAAATTACGCTTCGCAGGCGCTTTTAAGTAACCTTTTGACTAATCTTTCCATAGCCAGTGCGCCTACAAAAGCGACAAATATTGTCAGTTATCGCGGCGTTGGGTTGACAAATCCATTCGATAGCGTCGAGGAACTGCAGCAGGTGACGGGTATCACCGCGGCGGACTACGCAGCCATAAAAGACTACGTTACAGTTTACTCATTTGTAAATTCCAATGTCTTCAGGCCTACGGGTCCGCGTGCTCCCGTGAATATAAACACAGCTTCTTTCGAGGTCCTTAAGGCTATATTCGATTCATTGAACTTGGGCGCCAGCGACCCTATAAGCCTGGCGAATGACATAATAACATTCAGAGGTTCCACGCCTTTTACTTGTTTTTATTCTTCCAATGCGGCCGTTACAACGGATTTTTTTGATTTTGTGGATGCCCGTGCCTATCTTAGTAACGCTGAAAGGAACAGGGTAGTGGATAATTGCGACGCCTCATCTTTAGTGCCGGTTTCCGGGTTTGGCGGACAAAATTGCCTTACTACAGAATTATGTTACGCAGGATATTCATTCATGATAGACAGTCTGGCAAAGTATAATAATCGCAAGCTGCGCGTAAAAACATTGCGCGGAAATGACGGAGCCCATGTATTCTCCACTCATGCAGGCGACACCGTCCTTTCAGGTTGGCGTAAGGAAAATTTTGAATAG
- a CDS encoding prepilin-type N-terminal cleavage/methylation domain-containing protein, which yields MFRTSKGLTLIELLISILLISVMLGAVWLIYSAGFNVFYSQVSRYDIKDQMSLAYTTMTSELHQATAITAATATSITFTADTNSDGVSETIQYTWAGTVGAPLNRVVGATTTAMVRSVQSLAFSYYNTNNALLSIPVTLSNVRLVAVDGTAVKADETFHLRTSIYLQTI from the coding sequence ATGTTTCGGACATCTAAAGGCCTGACACTGATAGAACTGTTAATCTCTATCCTGCTTATATCTGTGATGCTGGGTGCCGTATGGCTGATATATAGCGCGGGCTTTAACGTATTCTATAGCCAGGTATCACGGTATGATATAAAGGATCAGATGTCGCTGGCATACACAACTATGACGAGCGAGCTTCATCAGGCGACGGCTATAACAGCTGCTACGGCGACGTCGATTACGTTTACCGCGGATACTAATAGCGACGGGGTAAGCGAAACGATACAATATACTTGGGCGGGTACAGTTGGCGCGCCCTTGAATAGGGTAGTCGGCGCCACGACCACGGCTATGGTGCGCTCCGTTCAGAGTCTCGCATTTTCTTACTACAATACAAACAATGCCTTGCTTTCAATACCGGTAACTTTATCCAATGTACGCCTGGTTGCCGTGGATGGAACCGCTGTAAAGGCAGATGAAACGTTCCATCTGCGCACAAGCATTTATCTGCAGACTATATGA